The Marmota flaviventris isolate mMarFla1 chromosome 5, mMarFla1.hap1, whole genome shotgun sequence genome includes the window GGTGCGACTGTGGGCTCTTCGTTGGACAAGCATGTCTTAAGAAACTGTGGAAGAGACCAAAGCAGACAGTCAGAGACTCCCCCAGAAAAGGAGTAGACCCTGATATTCTCCTTCCCAGAGGTTGAGCAGGGTCAAGGCAGGGATCTCAAATACCTTCTACAGGTTCACATACCTCTAGTTGGCTACTGATGTTCCCTTTGTTCGTCAAATTCTTAGCAGCTTCCAAGAATACATTCAGGTTTTGCATCCGAGAGGTATTCTAAGGGGACAAAGAATATATATAAGGGCTGGAGAGTTGGGACATGTCCTTCCCATGACCAGACTGCATAATCTTCTGAGCCTGCTGTCAGGGGTATTGTTGGATAACCTCCTCCTGGTTCCCTCCTTGCCCCAGGTGGGTCCCTGAGCTGCCCTCAAAAGCATGATCCTTGAAGCAAATGCATACCTCAGCAAGGCCTCCTTCCCCCAAGCACCAACCCCTGGCACCATATGAGCTACATAAAGAGCCTGGGTAGATTTTTCTATACTTGGGGATAAAACAACTCCCAACAGAAGCTTTAGAAAAAGCAGAGGGTTGGCCAGAGAAGTATTTGTGCCCAAGAACTCAGATATCAGGATTGATGCCTTAATCAAATTAAGGGTTTCTAGAAATCAGCAAGAAAATCACCAGGACAACAGCATGCAGATGGGTGAACTTTCCCAAAGAagggaaatataaatggccaGTAAACTTGGGAAAGACCTCAATTGCATGTTCAAACAAACAAAGGTGAGACAACCATTGCAGCTGGCTGGAACTATGAAAAGTAGCTGTAAATGATAATCCCTGGGGCTGGTGAGAGTAGAAAACACAAACACTATTTTttaagggaaaggaaggaaacaggTGCATGACCAGGGGAAATTCTAGTCTGCCAACCTGGTGGCAGATACAGATACAGATAGTACTGAAGTACTAGTCTGCCAACCTGGTGGCTGCTCCACTGAAAACTGAGCTTAAGGCCCCTGGTGTTATTCAACTAGAGCTGCCTTttcatttcctaattttaaaaaaatctttcattattaAATCCATGGCTGGGACCACATAGTAAACACCCGTTAAGGGCCATCCTCTGGTCTGGGAACATTAAACACATTGCATTATTTGATTCTTACAATCACCCCACCAAGATGGGTTCTAttctacagattaaaaaaaaaaaaacaaaactgatgcTAAACCAGGTAGAGTGACTGCTGAGGTCACGCAGAGGAGGGGTGGAGGATTGGGATCTGGTGTGCCCCAGTGCAGGGCTGAACTCTTACCCTCAAGAGCCATCGGTCTTCCTTGTTGGTGGAGTTCTGTAGGGACAGAAGGAGAGAGGGTCATGAGGCTTGTTGGCCTGAGCCACCCACCTGAGCCAAACTGCCCAGAACAACCTTATCCCAGCTACTCACCAAACGCAAAGGCCCAGAATTCTCTAGGTTCCTTCTAATTTCCTGGATCACTGTATTGCAGTCCTTGATCAAGGGCTGCCCGTTGTTAGCTCGGAGCCCAGAGCAGAACAAGaacaggagcaggagcagggtaGAGAGGCTGCTCGTGTTCGGGCTGGCAGGATGCATTCTGTCTTGTCCTGGTCCTGCGTGAGGTTCTCAGGAGTCCACAGAAGCCTCCTGTCTTATATGTGCAGCAGCAGCGTgcccacaaccccagaccagggGTGTGCAGGGGGGCGGGCATCGGAAGGATCTTTATCTGACATGGAACCTTCTTAGAAAACCACAGACTTATTCATCACTTTCTAGTATTCAGATCAGCAAAATGGGGAAACAGATTACATACAGGGTATCTCCTCCTCTTATTGGGGAGCTTAGAGATGGGCAGAATGGAGCCAGCTTAGAGGACCCTCTGACAGGTGGGAGCAGCCTGACCATGAGCTCACCAGGCCTCTTGTCCAATGGGGCCTCATCCTGCCATCCCCTGAACAGGTCTGACCCTCACTGTCCACTCTGCCTTGCACTACATTATCCAGGTGCATGGCCAGGTGAAGGCCCACTGGAAACAAGAGTTTGGGAATCTGTCACATGGTCAACTTGACATCCTCCCAATGCTGAGTTACTAGTGTTCAAGCCCTCAGTGATTTATCCTGTGGGCTCTGGGCAGCTTCTCTTTGACACTTGTTTTTCCTGGTGGGTGGCAGATGGAGCTAGGCATTAGGagcccatttcattttctttttggtctgAGAGCAGCACAGCCTGCCTCTGCCTGCATTGTGGAGGCTCAGCCCCTGATGGAGGCCTAGCTGCAGGCTCTGGGCTATCCCTTTGGTAGCATGGAGAGCTGGATTCAGGGACCTGAAGACAGTAGTGGCCCTTGAGGAAACTGTCATGGGAAGTCGGGGAAGAGGGCTGGCCTGGGAAGTTCAGGAGGCAGAATTGGCAATATTTGAGGTGTGAGGGcaaaagaagagaggagaggaaaacaACCCCCTGGTTTCAGACTGGGCCTAGTTGCATTGCGGGGCTCTGAATCCCTGTCTGTGCTGGAATATGGATTCGGTGGATAGAGAAGAAGGGGGATGAGGTGGGGGGAGTGTTGCAGAGTTTGGAGAGAACAGGGACAGACCATGGGGAAGTCCAGAGAACCTGAGAAGCCAcagccagagagaaagagaggaaaccAGGAGGGTGATGGCCCAGGGGACAGTCCCTGAAAGAAGAGGTGGTCCCCCTGCCCATGGGGCATAATGGGTAGGCCCTGGCATAGGCCTGGAATGTGGTTTTTGTGAAGGTCTAAGTGTGACAGGGTATGGGAAAGAGTTCTTTGAGATGACTGGGCTGTGGAGGGGCAAGCTGAGAGGCAGGAGAAACCAGGGTTTGGGTTGGGAGCGGCATGATGTGATTGGCATGGGGAAATCATGGAAAGGTCATGCTACGCAGGGGAATGTAGGTGCTTCCGAATACATGGAAAGAAGATGAAGAGGCTGTGACCCAAAGCAATGTCCTTCACCAAAAGGCATTCTGGCATCTGAACCCAGAGCA containing:
- the Il3 gene encoding interleukin-3 encodes the protein MHPASPNTSSLSTLLLLLFLFCSGLRANNGQPLIKDCNTVIQEIRRNLENSGPLRLNSTNKEDRWLLRNTSRMQNLNVFLEAAKNLTNKGNISSQLEFLKTCLSNEEPTVAPMTTPTRKPIVIRKGNLDDFRKKLQYYLYILEESWIQH